From Camelus dromedarius isolate mCamDro1 chromosome X, mCamDro1.pat, whole genome shotgun sequence, one genomic window encodes:
- the LOC105103476 gene encoding putative MAGE domain-containing protein MAGEA13P → MPHGQQSQCGKLEGGPLAEEEAQGLVGAQVPVAEEEAATSSSLSPLIQGTPEAVPDAGTQSVPQSSQSACSFSAIEAIPSSASNEGSSNHEEGPSTSQAPEFLLGDVLNRKVVELVRFLSVKYVTKEPITEEEMLTSVIKEHKDHFPLIFSKVCECLEIVFGIEVKEVDPTSHTYVLVKILDLTYDGMLSDARGMPKTGLLVLILGMIFLEGNRASEEKVWDMLSVIGVHAGQEDFIYGEPRKLITEDLVREEYLEYRQVPNSDPPSYEFLWGPRAYAETSKVKVLQFFAKVSGADSASFPSWYEEARRDDEERAHVAEDDAAMASASPSVTSSSLSGPE, encoded by the coding sequence ATGCCTCACGGTCAGCAGAGTCAGTGTGGCAAGCTTGAAGGAGGCCCTCTGGCTGAAGAAGAGGCTCAGGGCCTGGTGGGTGCACAGGTTCCTGTAgctgaggaggaggcagccacCTCCTCTTCGCTGTCTCCTTTGATCCAGGGCACCCCAGAGGCTGTGCCTGATGCGGGAACCCAGAGTGTTCCCCAGAGTTCTCAGAGCGCCTGCTCCTTCAGTGCCATTGAAGCCATTCCATCAAGCGCATCAAATGAGGGCTCCAGCAACCACGAAGAGGGTCCAAgcacctcccaggctcccgagtTCTTGCTTGGTGATGTGCTAAACAGGAAGGTAGTTGAATTGGTGCGGTTCTTGAGTGTCAAGTATGTAACAAAGGAGCCcatcacagaggaagaaatgctGACGAGTGTCATCAAAGAGCATAAGGATCACTTCCCTTTGATCTTCAGCAAAGTCTGTGAGTGCCTGGAGATTGTCTTTGGCATTGAAGTGAAAGAAGTGGATCCCACCAGCCACACCTATGTGCTCGTCAAAATACTAGACCTCACCTACGACGGGATGCTGAGTGATGCCCGCGGCATGCCCAAGACCGGCCTCCTGGTACTTATCCTGGGGATGATCTTCTTGGAGGGCAACCGTGCCTCCGAAGAGAAAGTCTGGGACATGCTGAGTGTCATCGGGGTGCATGCTGGGCAGGAGGATTTCATCTACGGGGAGCCCAGGAAGCTGATCACCGAAGATTTGGTGAGGGAAGAGTACCTGGAGTACCGGCAGGTGCCCAACAGTGATCCTCCCAGCTACGAGTTCCTGTGGGGGCCAAGGGCTTATGCTGAAACCAGCAAGGTGAAAGTCCTGCAGTTTTTCGCCAAGGTCAGTGGGGCCGACTCCGCTTCCTTCCCATCCTGGTATGAGGAAGCCAGGAGAGATGACGAAGAGAGAGCCCATGTGGCTGAAGATGATGCTGCCATGGCCAGTGCAAGTCCCAGCGTCACATCCAGCAGCCTCTCCGGCCCTGAGTGA